The Mytilus trossulus isolate FHL-02 chromosome 13, PNRI_Mtr1.1.1.hap1, whole genome shotgun sequence genome has a segment encoding these proteins:
- the LOC134694862 gene encoding chitin synthase chs-2-like, whose protein sequence is MVWYQKFEYAISHWLQKAAENVMGCVLCSPGCFSLFRGYALMDDNVMKRYTTPPTEASHYVQYDQGEDRWLCTLLLQQGYKVEYVAASDALTYAPEGFNEFYNQRRRWSPSTMANIMDLLMDWKNVTAKNEDISKLYIAYQMFMMVSSILTPGTILLMILGSLYTAFPAIEPWTAFVVNLIPVVIMVVLCFVAKTDVQLSYAAILSTLYSLLMMIVIVGLLKEAVGAAFCSVTTFFLVFVAGVFVLSAMLHPQEFWCIIHGLLYFLAIPSMSMLLMIYSLGNLHVVSWGTRETKAPTPQQGAQQEKPRQNAVQNWLEKIGLSDSSQASSEYQFSFGNLFRCMCCPRSDVQNEDARLRAILERLEDMDNKMTEVTSFSQRGSISGSSKPDKKEEEMTPFSKQDVLMDSGERLNPIYKEEKQKKRDELKDPYWVHDVQLRKGAIDVLDKGEVDFWQTFIKRYLFPIESNKEHEKKVASDLIELRNKVCLAFLLINALFVTIVYTLTEVNKSDGSLSIPLPCGGGNDKSDTSTGNTGQGKIEPISFAFTAVFGLMLLIQFVCMLFHRYSTLLHIIASAEIKLKKHIRNAIGNNQEQDVQNIGIEDGLDLVRQMQSSNEPDSDTVSVDSFDLLGDDTPRDDDDELPGEPKGKDLWNKLQKRRKQMNANTLSKNFIKNFTKLQRVVESDETASLSPLSGDNFGFSEDRIGNVQKQFGKRRFSRKSLHTIVNIVQNDNIKDEIKKRAEQLNKIDELKKKRRREILRKAVLMARSEQKTRSTLGSVVQANIAQRKIDKIDKEMDEQMQNMDPPPIASISEEDVEPHGNASTKSWPSESKCALKSTTDTKDLNNSDVLF, encoded by the exons ATGGTTTGGTACCAGAAGTTTGAGTATGCTATCAGCCATTGGCTACAGAAAGCGGCAGAGAATGTTATGGGGTGTGTCCTGTGCAGCCCCGGATGTTTCAGTTTGTTTAGAGGCTATGCTTTAATGGACGATAACGTGATGAAACGATATACAACGCCACCTACCGAAGCTAGTCACTACGTACAATATGACCAag GTGAGGATCGTTGGCTGTGTACCCTTTTGCTACAACAAGGATACAAAGTAGAGTATGTCGCTGCCTCTGATGCCCTGACCTATGCCCCAGAAGGATTTAATGAATTTTACAATCAGCGTCGACGATGGTCGCCATCAACAATGGCAAACATCATGGACCTTTTAATGGATTGGAAAAACGTCACGGCCAAAAACGAGGACATTTCAAAACTATACATCGCTTACCAAATGTTTATGATGGTGTCCTCAATATTGACCCCTGGCACGATATTGTTAATGATTCTCGGATCGTTGTATACAGCATTTCCGGCGATTGAACCATGGACAGCGTTTGTTGTCAATCTAATTCCGGTTGTGATAATGGTGGTCCTTTGTTTTGTTGCTAAAACAGACGTTCAG ttgAGCTATGCGGCCATTTTGTCGACCTTGTACTCGTTGTTGATGATGATAGTTATAGTTGGGTTGTTGAAGGAGGCAGTCGGAGCAGCATTTTGTTCCGTGACAACATTCTTCCTGGTTTTTGTAGCTGGTGTGTTTGTCTTATCAGCCATGCTTCATCCACAG gaatTCTGGTGCATTATCCATGGCTTATTGTACTTTCTTGCAATcccatcaatgtctatgttgtTGATGATCTACTCTCTCGGTAATCTCCACGTGGTATCTTGGGGAACACGTGAGACGAAGGCACCAACTCCACAACAAGGAGCTCAGCAAGAAAAACCTCGACAGAATGCAGTACAGAACTGGTTGGAAAAAATTGGATTATCGGACAGCAGCCAGGCGTCATCTGAATATCAGTTTTCATTCGGAAACTTATTTAG GTGCATGTGTTGTCCAAGATCTGATGTTCAGAACGAGGATGCCAGGTTGCGAGCTATATTGGAGCGATTGGAAGACATGGATAACAAAATGACTGAAGTGACGTCATTTTCACAACGAGGTAGCATTTCCGGGTCATCAAAACCTGACAAGAAAGAAGAAGAAATGAcaccattttcaaaacaggATGTCCTAATGGACAGTGGCGAAAGAC tgaacCCAATttataaagaagaaaaacaaaagaaaagagACGAACTTAAAGACCCTTACTGGGTTCACGATGTACAGTTACGGAAAGGAGCGATTGACGTTCTGGATAAAGGGGAGGTCGACTTTTGGCAAACTTTTATCAAGAGATACCTGTTCCCAATTGAAAGTAATAAGGAACACGAAAAGAAAGTAGCTAGCGATCTGATTGAGCTTCGAAACAAAGTTTGCCTAGCTTTTCTTCTTATCAACGCACTATTTGTTACAATCGTATACACACTTACGGAAGTGAACAAATCGGACGGTTCTTTGTCAATTCCGCTTCCATGTGGTGGCGGCAATGATAAGTCTGATACAAGTACAGGAAATACAGGCCAAGGAAAGATTGAACCTATATCCTTCGCGTTCACAGCTGTATTTGGGCTTATGCTGCTGATACAATTTGTTTGCATGTTATTCCATCGATATTCCACTCTATTACATATCATTGCTAGCGCAGAGATCAAACTCAAAAAGCATATAAGAAATGCGATTGGAAATAATCAAGAACAAGACGTACAAAACATCGGTATAGAAGATGGACTAGATCTCGTTCGTCAAATGCAATCTTCAAATGAACCAGACAGTGATACTGTGTCTGTGGATTCGTTTGATCTTCTCGGGGACGACACACCACGTGATGATGATGACGAGTTACCAGGAGAACCGAAAGGGAAAGATTTATGGAACAAACTTCAGAAGAGGAGAAAACAAATGAATGCAAACACATTaagtaaaaatttcattaaaaatttcacaaaGCTACAACGCGTTGTTGAGTCGGATGAGACGGCAAGTCTCTCGCCGTTATCTGGGGATAACTTCGGGTTTTCTGAAGATCGGATCGGAAATGTCCAGAAACAGTTTGGAAAGAGAAGATTCTCTCGAAAGTCTCTGCATACTATCGTAAATATAGTCCAGAATGACAACATAAAGGACGAAATTAAAAAACGAGCAGAACAGCTTAACAAGATTGATGAATTAAAGAAGAAGAGACGCCGGGAAATTCTAAGAAAGGCAGTTCTGATGGCTAGATCTGAACAGAAAACAAGGTCAACATTAGGGAGTGTTGTACAAGCGAATATAGCTCAGcgaaaaattgataaaatcgaTAAAGAAATGGATGAGCAAATGCAAAATATGGACCCTCCTCCGATAGCATCTATAAGTGAGGAGGACGTAGAACCACATGGCAATGCTAGCACAAAGTCTTGGCCAAGCGAAAGTAAATGTGCTTTAAAAAGTACAACGGACACTAAGGATCTTAATAACTCAgatgtattattttaa